The Gemmatimonadales bacterium genome contains the following window.
CCTTCAATCTCCGAGTATCGCGCTTGTGTTTCCTGAAGGTCACTCCGCTGGCCCGTTCTCCCCCGCCGTCCTATTGTGGAGCCGCGTCCCTCAGAGGCAGCGGCCATGACAGATCCCCTCGCACGGCGGTCGAGGCGCTCACGGGGAGCTGGCCGTTCCGCGGGGCGACGTATGGAGAGCTGATGGGTGCGATCGTGCTCGAGCCGTACCACCTGCCGGGGGAATTGCACGAGGTCCGCGCGCTCGATGCAGCGCTCCAACGCTGCCTGGCGAAGGAGCCCCGGGACCGGTACGCCAGCGCGGCCGCACTGCGGCGCGACCTCGTCCCCGTCCTGCGCGACTGCCCGGCGCTCGCGCACGCCGGCGGCGCAGCCCCGACACCGGCACACCCCACCGTCTCCCGTCGGAGCGTCCCATGATGCGCGCAGCCCTGGCCTTCGCCTCGATCGTCGTGCCCGCCCTCGGCGCCACAGCCCCGGCGCGCGCCCAGAACGCGCCCGCCGCCTGCTGCACGATCACGCTCCGCGTGCGCGTGCCGGAGGGCGCCGGCACCGTCTACCTCGCAGGCAGCCTGCCCGAGCTTGGGCCGTGGCGACCCGACGGGCGGGCCCTCACGGGCGAGGGGCGCGAGCGCACCGTGCAGGTCACCGCTCCGGCCGGCACCAGCTTCGAATACAAGTTCACGCTCGGCTCCTGGGACCGGGAGGCGGTCGGGTTCGCGGGCGCCGCGCTGGCGAACTACCGGCTCGCCGTCACCGGCGACACGGTCGTCGCCCACGAGATCACGGACTTCAAGAAGGACGTGCGAACCTACATCGCCGACTGGCGGGGCTCGGGCGTCCTCGGCCGCCTGGTGTACTGGACCGACGTCGCGTCGGCGTTCCTGGCCGCGCCCCGCAACGTCGAGATCTGGCTGCCGCCTGGCTACGACACGGCCACGGCCACGCGCTATCCCGTGCTCTACATGAGCGACGGGCAGAACCTGTTCGACCCCCGGATCGGGAACACCGGCGTGGACTGGGGCGTGGACGAGACGGTGGTCCGGCTGGTGCGCCAGGGTGCCATCCCGCCGATCATCGTCGTGGGCGTGTGGAACACGGCGGCGCGCGGCGCCGAGTACTCGCCCTGGCACCGGGCCGGCAGCTACGCGCGCTTCCTCGTCGAGGAGCTGATGCCGCGCGTCAACCGCGAGTTCCGCACGCTGACCGGCCCGCGGAACACCGCGGTGATGGGGTCCTCGATGGGCGGACTGCTGTCCTTCTACCTGGTGACGCACCGGCCCGACGTCTTCGGGGCCTGCGGCTGCATGTCCACGCACTTCCCGCTCTCGGAAGCGATGGTGGCGCAGTACTTCGGGGGCGGCGCGGCGAGCGCGACGCCGGACACGACGCCCTACGTCGTCCGCGACATCGCGGCCGGCGCGACGGTGCCGAGGGGCGTTCGCTACTGGTTCGACTACGGGTCGCTGGGGCTGGACAGCACCTACGGACCCACCCACGCGGCGGTGCGCGCGTGGCTGCTCCGGCAGGGGCTGGTCGAAGGCCGGGATTTCGTGGTGCGGCGCTACGAGGGGGCGACCCACAACGAGGCGTCGTGGCGTGCGCGGCTCGCCGACCCGCTGGCGTTCCTGTTCGGACGCGGACAAGCCCCCGCGTCGTCCGCGCCGCGCTGACGCGACCGGCGCCGGGCGGCCCGGCGACGGTCGGCAGCGCGTCTACTCGTCCCTGAGGGCCCGGGTCGGGTCCACCCGCGCCGCCCGCCGCGCCGGCAGGGCGCTCGCCGCGACCGACGTCAGGAGCAGCAGCGCCGCCACCGCCGAGAGGATCAGGGGGTCCCGCGGCGAGGTCTCGAAGAGCAGCGGCGCGACGAAGCGGCCGGCGACCAGCGCCGCCGCGAGCCCCACAGCCAACGCGACCGCCGAGAGTCGCAACCCCTCGCGCAACACCAGCCGCACGAGGTCGCGAGACTCCGCGCCCAGCGCCAGCCGAACACCCAGCTCGTGAGTGCGCTGGGCCACGCCATACGCGGTCACGCTGTAGAGCCCGATGGCCGCGACTACCAGGGCGAGGACACCGAAGACCGTGAACATCGTCGCGCCGAGGTCCCACTGGCGCATGTGGTCGCTGACGATGTCGGCGAGCGGGCGCACGGTGACGTAGGCATCACCCGGCATCTGGCGCTGCAGGGCCGTGCGCACCCGCTCCGCGTCGGCATCCGCGGGACCGCGCGTACGCACGAACACTCCACCCGCTTCCGGCCGGAGCTGCGCCGCCGGCACGTAGTAGGTCATGTCTTCATCGCCACCGAACCGGCTGTGCTCGATGTCCTCGGCGACCCCGACGACCGTGCGGCACGGCGCCGTCGCCTCGATGATCTTCACGCACCGGCCGATGGGATCCGCGTCCTTCCAGAGTGCGTGCGCCAGGCCGCGACCCAGGACGATCACGAGCGGGCTCGCGGCCTGGTCAGCGTCCGTGAAGCCGCTGCCGCGGACGAGCCGCGTGCCCATCGCCCGGAAGTACCCCGGCGAGACAGCCTGGGCCAGCAGGCTGCCGCCGCCGATGCGGTTCGTGTACGCCGTATCGAGACCCGGCACGACCAGCGTGTTCCACATGCCCCCCTGGAAGGGGACGCTCAGGGCCCGCGCGCTCGCTTCGACTCCCGGCACGGTGAGTGCGGCCGCCGCGAGCCGATCGCGCAGCTGCGCAGCGGGCCCATCGTCCAGATTCACGCTGCGCATCACGGGATTCACCCACAGCAGCTCGCCCGCATCGTAACCGAGCCGGGCGGCGCGC
Protein-coding sequences here:
- a CDS encoding alpha/beta hydrolase-fold protein gives rise to the protein MMRAALAFASIVVPALGATAPARAQNAPAACCTITLRVRVPEGAGTVYLAGSLPELGPWRPDGRALTGEGRERTVQVTAPAGTSFEYKFTLGSWDREAVGFAGAALANYRLAVTGDTVVAHEITDFKKDVRTYIADWRGSGVLGRLVYWTDVASAFLAAPRNVEIWLPPGYDTATATRYPVLYMSDGQNLFDPRIGNTGVDWGVDETVVRLVRQGAIPPIIVVGVWNTAARGAEYSPWHRAGSYARFLVEELMPRVNREFRTLTGPRNTAVMGSSMGGLLSFYLVTHRPDVFGACGCMSTHFPLSEAMVAQYFGGGAASATPDTTPYVVRDIAAGATVPRGVRYWFDYGSLGLDSTYGPTHAAVRAWLLRQGLVEGRDFVVRRYEGATHNEASWRARLADPLAFLFGRGQAPASSAPR
- a CDS encoding FtsX-like permease family protein; amino-acid sequence: AALFEATGRPQLIGDYGLRWPEIVVRRRPGVGVAAASAALTLDYQRSYARQIVVMPRSRPMAEVRPRAVAASVLKDAGPGGSGEARVALWLIGVAAIVLLIACANVGNLLLARALGRRREIAVRLALGISRARLLGQLLMESLVLAVLGGAAGLAIAQWGGGVLRAALIPDVDWSSMLADPWVLGFGAAAALASGLLAGLIPALHAGRSDVASTLKAGVREGTYHRSRTRTVLLVVQGALSVVLLVGAGLFLKSFHQVRAARLGYDAGELLWVNPVMRSVNLDDGPAAQLRDRLAAAALTVPGVEASARALSVPFQGGMWNTLVVPGLDTAYTNRIGGGSLLAQAVSPGYFRAMGTRLVRGSGFTDADQAASPLVIVLGRGLAHALWKDADPIGRCVKIIEATAPCRTVVGVAEDIEHSRFGGDEDMTYYVPAAQLRPEAGGVFVRTRGPADADAERVRTALQRQMPGDAYVTVRPLADIVSDHMRQWDLGATMFTVFGVLALVVAAIGLYSVTAYGVAQRTHELGVRLALGAESRDLVRLVLREGLRLSAVALAVGLAAALVAGRFVAPLLFETSPRDPLILSAVAALLLLTSVAASALPARRAARVDPTRALRDE